The Canis lupus baileyi chromosome 26, mCanLup2.hap1, whole genome shotgun sequence DNA window ACAAGCTAGCACTGAACTTGTCTTCCCGATAAGAACTTCCTCCTTAAGGCATTTAAATGGATCAAAAGAATTAAAGAtgtcattaattttttcattatgtCCTTCAATGTTATTTAATGCCTGCCAATCACCACCAATAATTTCTCCTAGAGTTTGGAGTCCCACTCCTGAGAAACATGGCTGAACTggccatgcctcagtttccccgtctgtAAGAAGGGAATCATACATAACACTACCTACCTAGCTTACAAGGGGGCTGAAGACTGTTACATGGAATCATGCAGGTAAAGTCTCAGCATACAAAGTACCTGGCTCACAGGACGAGCACTTGGATGCCGAATGCCGACTATTATTACATATCAGTTTCGTGGAGGAGAAAATGTGAGTCCTGTCATTGAAGGATGCAGcttaagcaaaacaaacaaaaaaacccaatcaACCCAAACTTCAAAagcagcagggcaggagggacaTAAAACCTCAAACACTTGGTTTAATAATGGAAGacgctttattattttttaaatcatctctcAACATTTCAATTCTTGGTAGAAATCAAATGCAAAACATCTGCCTTTTTAAATTAGTATATATTTATCCAGCTCAATCACAGCAACCTCATACAATAAGGTACACACCAAAGACAGGGTCAGAGCATTTTCTATTCCAGTCTGTGAACACAATATCTCCGTGATGACACACGCGTGCCGGACTTTCTCTCCCAGGACAAGGTGGGCACTCCTGCTTCTGCCCACCGTACAAGTTACCGGGCATCACGGTTTTTTAAGAGTTCCTGTAGAGCTGGAGCGATCTGGAAATGGAAAACTAGAAAACTAGAGCTCTCGGGAGTAAAACAGGCATCGACACTTCGGAAATGTGGAAAGAAGAACGTCAAAGATGATGACCCCAGAACGGGCTGGTCTTAGTAATAAAGGTGGTTGAAAGTCAGCTGTACATACACATTGAATATCTACATGTGCTCTACCAGACATATAAAAAAGAGCCATAGATTTGGAAAACCTTAAAATCACTCAATTGAGTTGGAAGAACATGAGCAAATTCACAGTGGCCTCAGGATTCAGCCAGATTTAAATTTGTTCAAGAGCTGAATACCTCCTTCTACCAGAAAACCCACTGCATGTAAATTCCTATAATACTCTGTACATCACAAACACTTATGGCTAAAATATAGTAGTTCACAAGGAAGCGGTTCTTTTTTCGAATTCTTGCCCCACTCCTGCTCTGCACCCCAAAAGCAAAATCCAGGGGACAGTCATTCACATGAGGAGTTTAAGGGGCCCTCAGGTTTGGAAGCACTGAGGCTCAGCTGAGTATCTCAGGAGACATCTGTCTGATGGGCACACGCTGACTTGGGCCCACGTTAGTGCAAAAAGATCACTGATGTTGCAGAGGAGTCCTGGAAACAGGCGAAGAGGGCTGagattgggggcgggggaggaggcaggggaatCCCATAGGATTTTCCTTCCGAAACAAGACTGGAGACATTTGGAGTGCAAGGTTCACACGCAGCAAGTGGCAAAGACCAGGCTGTAGATCTGCAGAGTGAGGATCCTGAAGGTCACCAGGTCATCACAGTCCGCAGGCACACAGACCTCCTGGCCCGCACTAGCCCCCTAAGTGTACACTGGAGGTAGGTATATAGAGATTTATTGTAGGGAAGACAGTGGCTCTCCATCAGCTCAGGGGCATTGTCTGTTCCTCCTCGGCCCCCGCACTCTCCGCCCTACCCTCGGGCTGTGGTGTGTGTAGGATACATGGAAGGGCATGAGACCCTCCCTTGGAAGACTAAAGGACCCAGGTCATTTGTATAAATAGCTACATAATTAATGTTTTAACCACTTTGAAACACACGGCaagttgaatatttatttaaaaataaatctcaaaaatatctatttacaGTACAGTAAGAGGGGCATGTGCAAACAACAGAAAGGGGAAAAGTCTATCCCGCCGTGGAAGGTCCACACTTCGATGCGCTGGAGCAAAGTGCACGAACACCACGGGCTGCACTGAGCTGTGCTGGCAACAGGATGCCATTCAGTGAATACTGGACACAGTCCACCCTTGAGACTTAGGTGGAAGTCagcgttggggggggggggttccaggTGGGAGATCCTTGTATTTGGGAAGGGGGCGGCCAAAGGATGAGCCATTGGAAGAGGCCCGGTGTGGCAGGAGGGCTCATTTCACAAGCCAACAGGCCTCTAGCTCGGCGCTCCAGGTGGGCATTTGGAGGGCCCTTCCCAGTCCAAGTTGGCTTTGCAGTGGAAGAGGTGGGTGTGGCAAGAGTCTCAGAAATCCTCCTCGAAAACAAAACAACGGAATAGGGAGTGGAGAGATTAGCAAAATGAATCTGAACGGAAGTGCCACCCTCTCCCTTGTCAGGCGACAAAGCAGCCATCAGTTGAAGTATCTGGGTCACCATGGGAACTCCCACATGGTGCGGCCAACCCCGCGATCCCCTGACACCTACATAGTCAAATGCAGGTCTCGGCTTCTGAGATCAACACATCAACACTACTTCCCAGGGGGGAAACCAGAAAGTCAGTGCTGTAGCCCTTGGAGCAGGGGATGCCAGGTCCAGTCTATCTATACACGAGATGGGAGAGCTGGGTGGACTTGTAGTTCAGCTGGTTGTTGGGCATGAACTTGTGCAGCTCATTCTTTTTGCAGCAGGGGTCGTAATGGTAGGCGCTGAGACAGCCGTCGCAGGAGACTTTTGAACACTGGGTGCAGGTGTTGGTGGCACCCGGGCGGTTACAGAAGCCACAGCGGGAGGTGGCTGTGGTGGAGGGCTTGGATTTGGGGTGGAGGTGCGGCAGCCGCTCGAGGCCCTGAGTCTGGCCTGCATACTTCTCCCGCAGAGACGACCCGTGGGCCAGGCTGTCGTGGGCAGAGGACTTGCCAGGGAAAGCGCCTGGCTTGGAGGCTGGGGGACAGGCAAGCAGGCTGTCACAGcgctggcagagggaggagctgcaGGACAGCCCGCAGTTTTGGCACTTGGACAGGGAGGACTCTTTGGCGGGGGGTGAGCGCTTGTGGTAGAGGGGGTGGGCGTCATTCCTGACCAGCCACACGTCTGGCCTCAGGGCATCCTGCCTCCGGTATGTGGCCCTAGGCTCTGAGTCTGTGTACAGATCCACGTCTTCCTGAGCGGAGAAGTACGTGCCACGCAGGAGGCCGAGGCCgttgttgggggagggggatggcTGGTCATCCGGGCTTCCATGGGGGGAGCTAGATATGGTCAGGAGCGAGGGGGATGGGCGGATGATCTCATCCTTGAGGTCATCTTCCAAGTCTGGTGCCATGGGCTCCTTCCGCAGGCTCAACGAGGCCTTCAGGGGTGGCTTCCGGCTCTCCCAGTAGCTGTCATAGGCATCTACTGACCTCGAGGGCTTGGTCACCCGAGGCTTGTAGTAGTCCTTGGCTGCCCGCTCGCTGGCAGACTTCTGGAGTGCCACACGGGCCATGGAGGCCGTCAGGTGATCCCGGCCCTCAGCCCGCCGCCGCAGGGCCTCAGAGCAGCCACGCACATCCTCCGCACTGCTCTTGCGCTCGCTCACCACGTCCAGCTCGGAGTAGCCCTTGTCCTTGACTTGTGAGTGGATTTCCAGCATCTGCTCACACTCCACCTTGGCCAGAAAGAGCTCAAAGGAAACCATCTTCACCTGGAGGGTCTCTACAAGCTCTTTGAGTTTATACGCAGTCCCTAACTCAGGCACGTAGCCCATGTAATGCAGGATGGCTCGGATGTCCTCTTCCAGTAACGACGACTTGACATAATAAACGAAGGGGCCCGTGTAGGtctaggagaagggagggggcagaaaaagagaggcacGATTTGCTGAGACACACAGGGAGCTGGCTTCAGTGCCCAGTATGCCCAGGGCGGAACGGGAGCacaaggaggggaggaaggatcTCAGCAGCTCCTCGCTGCAGCAGGCGGAGGCTACTAGCACATGGCGAGGGGAGCCGCACGGcactcctgccctgagctgagggcacaAAGCCACCagcttcccatatggggctcagcGGCTCTGCTCCACAGGAGGAGGAAACAGGGCAAACGCACAAGAAGAGAAGGGATCAGAGTGGGGGAAGAATGCCCAATGAGCAAGAATATTCCTCTCTGGCATCTCTGCGAAGTTCTGAAGAATAACAGACTGGCTTTGTGGAAACTCTCCTGAGCCACCACTGCCTTCAGAATgattcagaattttctttctctcttaaatccATCCTCCACCCTCCTGTCTGCTACTACTTAGTCCAAACCTGCTCTCAGAGTACTCCAACATCCACGGCAGCTTCCTAACTGTTCTCGCCGCCCCCCTAGGCTATTTCCCATACAACAGCCAGAGGGATGCTTTCCAAATGGAaacctgaccctgacctgccTTGCTTCTCAGCCTACTTAGGGCAGATTCAAGCCCTTTGCCCTGGGCTTCAAAGCCCTGCATAACCAGGGAGCTGCCTACCTTTCCAACCTCACAACTTCAGGTGGGAGCTGCCAGGGGCAGGGACCCAGTAAAGAGATGACACTTGTCAGACAGCAAGGTAGGGAGCCTCAGGGAGGGGGGTACTTCTAGTTGTTACATCAAAGGCAGTGGGGAAGACAGGAGGGTCTGCGGGCAGAGGAGGCATGCAATTGGCACAAGCCCTCTCAGGTTGGACCAGGAGGTGAACCAGGGAGACCGGTGTGGACGGCCCTTCCTTAGACCTTACCTTGATGCTTCTGAATTCCTTCTTccaggggtagaggaagaggttGACGCCCATCGTTTCCAGCACACTGAAGGCGCAGTGCAAAGCCCGCAGGCTGGAAGAACTGAGTGAGCGCAGGGAACTCTCCACCACTTCATAGAACTGGATCAGCCGGAATCGATAAAAGGGATCCACCTTGTGTAGACTGAGTAGGGTCGAGGCTGCCACCCGAAGGTACTCATCACTGCCAGGCCGCTGCTTGCTGGGGGTGGTGTCCactctgccctcatggaactgCACGTACTTCCGAAATAAGTCATCCTTATATTTTGTATCCATCGAACTGGGCTTCCCCATCTGATTCAGGGACAGGGCAGGGCTACCTTATCTCCTCCATGGTTTCTGGGTTCGAGGCAGGGCCATTGCTAAAAGCACAGACATGCTGCCCACCTGGAGTAGAGGGGCGTGCTctggaaggggaagaaaaaaagcacatcATTTCATTCCTGAAATGGTCCATATACCAGCTTGTGGCTGCTGAGACAAAACCAGACCGACCTGGCCTGAGCCACACCGGGCATCGCCAGCCCTAGGCCCCTTTCTGCTCATCCATTCTGCTAACACACTGACTGAACGCAGACTATGTGCAAAGTTGTAGTGGAAACAAGACAAACAGGTCCT harbors:
- the SPATA2 gene encoding spermatogenesis-associated protein 2, which produces MGKPSSMDTKYKDDLFRKYVQFHEGRVDTTPSKQRPGSDEYLRVAASTLLSLHKVDPFYRFRLIQFYEVVESSLRSLSSSSLRALHCAFSVLETMGVNLFLYPWKKEFRSIKTYTGPFVYYVKSSLLEEDIRAILHYMGYVPELGTAYKLKELVETLQVKMVSFELFLAKVECEQMLEIHSQVKDKGYSELDVVSERKSSAEDVRGCSEALRRRAEGRDHLTASMARVALQKSASERAAKDYYKPRVTKPSRSVDAYDSYWESRKPPLKASLSLRKEPMAPDLEDDLKDEIIRPSPSLLTISSSPHGSPDDQPSPSPNNGLGLLRGTYFSAQEDVDLYTDSEPRATYRRQDALRPDVWLVRNDAHPLYHKRSPPAKESSLSKCQNCGLSCSSSLCQRCDSLLACPPASKPGAFPGKSSAHDSLAHGSSLREKYAGQTQGLERLPHLHPKSKPSTTATSRCGFCNRPGATNTCTQCSKVSCDGCLSAYHYDPCCKKNELHKFMPNNQLNYKSTQLSHLVYR